A section of the Phycodurus eques isolate BA_2022a chromosome 4, UOR_Pequ_1.1, whole genome shotgun sequence genome encodes:
- the stmn2a gene encoding stathmin-2a isoform X1, translated as MAKIATAYKEKMKELSVLSLICSCFYPEARNKVLNEFEADIEVKPINKRASGQAFEVILKPLSPVSDVVHNLASPPKRDISLDDIEKKLEAAEERRKYQETQVLRALAEKREHERDVLFKALEENNNFSKMAEEKLQMKMEQIKENRDAQLAAMLERLQEKERHAALVRRNKEMREELTA; from the exons ATGGCCAAAATAGCGACCG CATACAAGGAGAAGATGAAGGAGCTCTCCGTCCTCTCGCTCATCTGCTCCTGCTTCTACCCGGAAGCACGCAACAAGGTCCTGAATGAGTTTGAAG CAGACATCGAGGTGAAGCCGATAAACAAGCGAGCCTCCGGGCAGGCGTTTGAGGTGATTCTCAAGCCCCTGTCTCCAGTATCAGATGTGGTCCACAACCTGGCTTCCCCCCCCAAGAGGGACATTTCCTTGGATGACATCGAGAAGAAACTGGAGGCAGCCGAAGAGCGGCGAAAG taCCAAGAAACTCAGGTGCTGAGGGCTTTGGCCGAAAAGCGAGAGCACGAGAGGGACGTGCTGTTCAAGGCCCTGGAGGAGAACAACAACTTCAGCAAGATGGCCGAGGAGAAGCTCCAGATGAAGATGGAGCAGATCAAGGAGAACCGAGACGCCCAGCTGGCTGCCATGCTGGAGCGCCTGCAGGAGAAG GAGAGACACGCGGCGTTGGTGCGCAGAAACAAAGAGATGAGGGAAGAGCTGACAGCATGA
- the upp1 gene encoding LOW QUALITY PROTEIN: uridine phosphorylase 1 (The sequence of the model RefSeq protein was modified relative to this genomic sequence to represent the inferred CDS: deleted 1 base in 1 codon; substituted 2 bases at 2 genomic stop codons): protein MHKVGPVLSVTHGIGIPSILIMLHEQVKLLRHARCTNVTITRVGASSGIGLEPGTVAVTEESADGTFVPKFEQLMVVRDTDLDHDLAEELLRWGGELGQFNTVIGDTMCTLDFYEGQGRLDGAFCFYREKDSHKYLSGXELKSAEFLQXRLLKCTFSLSLDEPPSSHDVLHGYQRLPPILVGYDIKKQLKALIRPHVYHHSTFFAFSTVTS, encoded by the exons ATGCACAAAGTTGGTCCTGTACTCTCTGTTACT CATGGAATTGGAATCCCGTCCATATTAATCATGTTGCATGAGCAAGTAAAGCTCCTCCGTCATGCGCGTTGCACAAATGTGACAATCACACGCGTTGGGGCATCAAGTGGAATAG GGCTCGAGCCTGGCACAGTCGCCGTGACCGAGGAGTCTGCGGACGGCACGTTCGTGCCCAAATTCGAGCAGCTGATGGTGGTCCGCGACACCGACCTGGACCACGACCTGGCCGAGGAGCTGCTTCGGTGGGGCGGGGAGCTCGGCCAGTTCAACACGGTGATCGGCGACACCATGTGCACGCTGGATTTCTACGAAG GTCAAGGCCGTTTGGAC GGGGCTTTCTGCTTTTACAGGGAGAAGGACAGCCACAAATACCTGTCAGGGTGAGAACTGAAATCGGCAGAATTTCTCCAGTGACGTCTTTTAAAATGCACGTTTTCGTTGTCGTTGG ACGAGCCGCCCAGCTCTCACGACGTCCTCCACGGCTACCAGCGGCTGCCTCCGATCCTCGTGGGCTACGACATCAAGAAGCAGCTCAAAGCGCTGATACGACCGCACGTTTATCATCACTCAACTTTTTTTGCGTTCTCAACTGTGACTTCCTGA
- the stmn2a gene encoding stathmin-2a isoform X2, with product MAKIATAYKEKMKELSVLSLICSCFYPEARNKVLNEFEDIEVKPINKRASGQAFEVILKPLSPVSDVVHNLASPPKRDISLDDIEKKLEAAEERRKYQETQVLRALAEKREHERDVLFKALEENNNFSKMAEEKLQMKMEQIKENRDAQLAAMLERLQEKERHAALVRRNKEMREELTA from the exons ATGGCCAAAATAGCGACCG CATACAAGGAGAAGATGAAGGAGCTCTCCGTCCTCTCGCTCATCTGCTCCTGCTTCTACCCGGAAGCACGCAACAAGGTCCTGAATGAGTTTGAAG ACATCGAGGTGAAGCCGATAAACAAGCGAGCCTCCGGGCAGGCGTTTGAGGTGATTCTCAAGCCCCTGTCTCCAGTATCAGATGTGGTCCACAACCTGGCTTCCCCCCCCAAGAGGGACATTTCCTTGGATGACATCGAGAAGAAACTGGAGGCAGCCGAAGAGCGGCGAAAG taCCAAGAAACTCAGGTGCTGAGGGCTTTGGCCGAAAAGCGAGAGCACGAGAGGGACGTGCTGTTCAAGGCCCTGGAGGAGAACAACAACTTCAGCAAGATGGCCGAGGAGAAGCTCCAGATGAAGATGGAGCAGATCAAGGAGAACCGAGACGCCCAGCTGGCTGCCATGCTGGAGCGCCTGCAGGAGAAG GAGAGACACGCGGCGTTGGTGCGCAGAAACAAAGAGATGAGGGAAGAGCTGACAGCATGA